GCTGCTTCTGCCACATGGAACATTACTTCAGCGTACCTCATATAGGGAGTAAAACCTGCCGGATCAAGCCTGAAACGTGCCCCGATTCTCGAGACAGTCGTTAAATTAGGCTGGGCGGCAGCTCCAATGGTGAATCCCCGGTATGCGCCATCAGACTCTGCCGGAATAGCGTATACGGGAAGCCTTGGGTCGTCCAGTTCAATCAACACGTTGACCAACACATCACTTACCGCATGGTCGTCGCGGCCTTTGTAATCGGTATACCAGGGTTCCTCATAAGGATCGCTCCCCGGCCACCAGAAGAAAGCATTGTCACTGTTACCCTCCATCACAGGATATCTGCCAGGATCTCCTAATATCTCTGACACAGTGGAACTTGCCAGGTTTTGATCTACGGAAGAAATCCTCATCGCCAATCTTAACCGGAGAGAGTTTGCGAACTTTTGCCACTTTTCCGTATCGCCTTCGAAAAGAATATCTCCCTCACCCAATGATCCGCGGCTATTATCGGCAAAAATATCTGCCGCTTCCTTCAATTCACTTAACAGGGCAGGATAAATATCCTCTTGTTTGTCATATTTAGGCAACAGCGTACCCTCTTTCATCTTCAAGGCATCGGTATATGGTATATCTCTCCATGTGTCGGTTGCCGTCTGGAAGATAAAAACCCTTAATATTTTGGCAACTGCGAGCAGATTCTGATTATCATCCGTTTCTGCTTTTGCCATGATTTCATTTACATTGTTCAGCGTCAGATATACATCGTACCATTTAGCTTCAACGATTCCCGGCCTGAAGAGATATCTTGCTTCATCGATATACTGGATCTTGGCTAAATGCCCCCCATAGGTCGACGGCTCGTTCATATCCGCCCAGACATCATTCAGGTTATCGGGCCAGTTGGTAAGCACGAAAGCCAACACATTGGTTGCCGGTGCATCTTTTGCTCTATCCGGGTCTGTATTGATTTCTTCAAAGCTGTCGGTACATCCGGCCAGAAAAAGTATTGTGAGAAATAACAGGCCAAATTTTGTTATATATTTTTTCATACGATTATTTTATTTGTTTACATTAATGTGTATGGAACTCGCTATAATCATGTTCCCGGGCGAGAACGGTTCTCATGCTCATTTCATATTCATCATATATTACATTAGAACTTTAAATTCAACTTTATACCAATACTGCGTGAAGGGGGATAACTCGTTGTTTCTAATCCGACCCCATTGTTGTCCGCAGTTACCGTATTTTCCGGATCCAAGCCTGCCATATTGGATTTATGCAACCACAGGATAGCCAGATTAGTCCCAACCAAAGAGACTGTACCGCCTTTCAGGAAGCCGGTTTCGGAAAACATTTTTTTCGGCAACTGGTACGACAGATAAGCCTCCCTCAATTTCAGGTAGGATCCATCGTAAACGGACAACTCCCTGTTGGAGTAATAGGATTGAAAGAAATCCTGGGCACCCGTCACAATATCGTTTTCGGCAAATTGTGAATTTTGAATATCGGCTTCGTCCAGTTGTGTAATCTTCACAAATTTCTGATCGGTCATGAAATCTTTCCCCAGAATCAATCCATTTTCACGAAAATCATTTCTTGCGGTATATTCAAGAATACCGGAATAGGCGCCAAACATATTGGAGACGCTGAAAATGTCGCCTCCCTTTCTCATATCGAGCAAAAAGCCAAAACCGAAGTTTTTATAGGTGAAATCATTGCGTAGTCCACCTGACCAGTCAGGAGTAACATTCCCCAGTTTCATGTTGGTTTGTGTACGCGGGCGACCGGCGTCATTTACGATGATGGCATTATCCGATTCCCTTCGAAGCATCCCGGTGCCATAAATTTCCCCCCAGGGAGCCCCGGGCCGGGCCTGAACAAAGGTGCTCCACTGGTTGCCGATCTCATAAGATTCCAGCTTTTCACCAGTATTAGGATCTGTATATAATTCATTGATCCTGCTTTTGTCCTTCGCCCAGTTAAGTGTCACATTCCATTCGAAATCGGTGGTTCTTACCGGAGTTCCCGTTAATTGCACTTCCACACCTTTATTGTTGAAGTTCCCGGCATTTACCAACATCGCATCATACCCTGTTGCCTTGGACACGGTAACCGAAAGTATCTGGTTGGTGGTCGTTTTGTTGTATAAAGCAATATCAAATCCAAGCCGCCCCTTAAACATACTGGCTTCCAAACCTATTTCTGAAGTTTCCACTTTTTCCGGCTCCAAAGTGGCGGGAGGAAAAGTCCTTGCCTGGTAATATTGGGTAATACCGTAAACGGTTGACGTTTCTGCTGTAAAATAGGGATCAATCATATAAGCACCTGTGGCTGAACCTACCTGTGCCCAGGATGCTCTTAATTTCAGGAATGTGAAGAGATCAGAATCAAGATTAAAAGCATCCAGCGGCAAAAAGCTCATACTAATGGAGGGATAGGAAAACGGTGTCCGTAAAGTGGAAGACCAGTCTTTTCTTAAAGTACCGTCCATATAAATGAAATTTTGATACCCTAAAGAGAGGGAAGCATACACACTATTGGTGCGAATCCGGGAATTATCCATGTTGGTGTATGGAGAGCCCTTGGCATTGCTTATCGTGAACAGGTCGGGGACTGTCAACGAATTAGCTCCAAGAATATTCCTTGACCAGTCTAAATTCCTGTAATTTGCACCGACAAACGCATTCACCGACAATTCCCCAAAATACTTATTGAAGTAAGCAATAAAATCCAGGTTCACCTCCGTATTTTTTTCATTGATCAGGCGGAACCAACCTCCATCCCACTGGCCTGCTCCGGCTAACATTTCGTTTGAACGGTAAGTGGTAATCGGATTCATTTCTGAATCATAATAATCTAACCCCATACGGCCTTCGAATCTCAAATATTCGGTCGGCTTAATAAATAACGAGGTTTTACCGAACACCCTGTTTTTCTGGACAGAATTGGTGTTCTTATATAAACTCCAGTAAGGATTGTTGTGATAGTTACTGTTCCAGTTGTACGGATACCCGTTGGGCATATCCTCCTGCCAATGCGCTTCCAGATCTTTCATGTCTATCTGACGGCCTGTCCACTGACCGAGAGACTGCATCGGGTTGCTGGCATTATACTCGGTGACCGGCAAATTATCGCTTTCCGTACGGGCATAGTTCAACACAAGGTCAAAATCCACCATTTCATGAATCTTCATCATCGAGTTCACATTTGCATTGTACCGTTTCAGGTCGGTATTCGGCAATGTTCCTTTTTGATCCCGAAAACCCAACGATAAACGCGTGGTAGCCCTCTCGGTGTTTGAAGTCAGCGAGACATTGTGACTCATGGTGTAACCTGTCCGGTAAAGGTCTTTCACATTATTCGGATTGGAAACCCATGGAGTAGGCTGATAAACACCATTTGCATCTACAGGACTGTTGAACTGCGGTATCATCAAACCGATATCAAGGCGGGGACCCCAACTTTCATCCACGCCATCGTTGACGCCTCCTCCTAAACCATTCACATATTTAAATCCATAACCGGGATCGTAACCACCCAATGCAAATTCCTGGTAACTACCGGTATAACCGTCCGCCTGGGCTTCCTTATAAAACCATTCATCACCCAGATAACCCTGCCCGTACTTATTCTGCA
This window of the Proteiniphilum saccharofermentans genome carries:
- a CDS encoding SusD/RagB family nutrient-binding outer membrane lipoprotein codes for the protein MKKYITKFGLLFLTILFLAGCTDSFEEINTDPDRAKDAPATNVLAFVLTNWPDNLNDVWADMNEPSTYGGHLAKIQYIDEARYLFRPGIVEAKWYDVYLTLNNVNEIMAKAETDDNQNLLAVAKILRVFIFQTATDTWRDIPYTDALKMKEGTLLPKYDKQEDIYPALLSELKEAADIFADNSRGSLGEGDILFEGDTEKWQKFANSLRLRLAMRISSVDQNLASSTVSEILGDPGRYPVMEGNSDNAFFWWPGSDPYEEPWYTDYKGRDDHAVSDVLVNVLIELDDPRLPVYAIPAESDGAYRGFTIGAAAQPNLTTVSRIGARFRLDPAGFTPYMRYAEVMFHVAEAALKGFNTGGITAEAAYNEAVGASLAENGVAASDIATYLAGNGRFDGTLEQVYLQEWIALFKQGMEAWSLYRRTGIPETHYVAPASVYPGHNSPPFRYPYPQNELTLNGANSKPFDDEVVDAFWGKKMWWDTRSGVN
- a CDS encoding SusC/RagA family TonB-linked outer membrane protein — encoded protein: MKRKLTMFLTLFLIGIGIVTAQTQVRGTVVDEAGEPVIGATVQIKGTVQGTVTDMDGNFDLSAPAGGILVISYVGFQTQEVPVSANVRVVLSEDAEMLDEVIVTALGITREKKSLGSAVQNVNADELVKAASPNVISSLSGKVAGMQVNQAGGQLGASSRIVLRGNSSLGDNQPLVVIDGVPVSNSTTRQNSVDFGSGLNDVNPQDIESVSVLKGGAAAALYGMRAGHGVILITTKSGARDKQGISVDYDANFNADQVYGIQRMQNKYGQGYLGDEWFYKEAQADGYTGSYQEFALGGYDPGYGFKYVNGLGGGVNDGVDESWGPRLDIGLMIPQFNSPVDANGVYQPTPWVSNPNNVKDLYRTGYTMSHNVSLTSNTERATTRLSLGFRDQKGTLPNTDLKRYNANVNSMMKIHEMVDFDLVLNYARTESDNLPVTEYNASNPMQSLGQWTGRQIDMKDLEAHWQEDMPNGYPYNWNSNYHNNPYWSLYKNTNSVQKNRVFGKTSLFIKPTEYLRFEGRMGLDYYDSEMNPITTYRSNEMLAGAGQWDGGWFRLINEKNTEVNLDFIAYFNKYFGELSVNAFVGANYRNLDWSRNILGANSLTVPDLFTISNAKGSPYTNMDNSRIRTNSVYASLSLGYQNFIYMDGTLRKDWSSTLRTPFSYPSISMSFLPLDAFNLDSDLFTFLKLRASWAQVGSATGAYMIDPYFTAETSTVYGITQYYQARTFPPATLEPEKVETSEIGLEASMFKGRLGFDIALYNKTTTNQILSVTVSKATGYDAMLVNAGNFNNKGVEVQLTGTPVRTTDFEWNVTLNWAKDKSRINELYTDPNTGEKLESYEIGNQWSTFVQARPGAPWGEIYGTGMLRRESDNAIIVNDAGRPRTQTNMKLGNVTPDWSGGLRNDFTYKNFGFGFLLDMRKGGDIFSVSNMFGAYSGILEYTARNDFRENGLILGKDFMTDQKFVKITQLDEADIQNSQFAENDIVTGAQDFFQSYYSNRELSVYDGSYLKLREAYLSYQLPKKMFSETGFLKGGTVSLVGTNLAILWLHKSNMAGLDPENTVTADNNGVGLETTSYPPSRSIGIKLNLKF